Proteins from a genomic interval of Eriocheir sinensis breed Jianghai 21 chromosome 20, ASM2467909v1, whole genome shotgun sequence:
- the LOC127001214 gene encoding uncharacterized protein LOC127001214 — MQKTLIVGLCLLVTLAAALPYPDPEALPIPVAVAIPDAEADAEADPSRRGYYGGYGGHGGHGFGGFGGGFGGFGHGGHGFGHGSYGHGGYGGYGGHGHYHHHHH; from the exons ATGCAGAAG ACTCTGATCGTGGGACTGTGCCTGCTGGTGACCCTCGCGGCGGCACTACCATACCCCGACCCCGAAGCCCTGCCCATCCCCGTGGCTGTCGCAATCCCTGACGCAGAGGCTGACGCAGAGGCTGACCCAAGCCGCAGGGGGTACTATGGCGGATATGGAGGACATGGTGGACATGGGTTTGGTGGATTTGGTGGTGGTTTCGGCGGTTTCGGACATGGAGGACACGGCTTCGGGCATGGTAGCTACGGACATGGCGGCTACGGCGGCTACGGCGGACAcggacactaccaccaccaccaccactga
- the LOC127001213 gene encoding uncharacterized protein LOC127001213, which yields MQKTLIVGLCLLVTLAAALPYPDPEALPIPVAVAIPDAEADAEADPSRRGYYGGYGGHGGHGFGGHGFGGFGGGFGGFGHGGHGFGHGSYGHGGYGGYGGHGHYHHHHH from the exons ATGCAGAAG ACTCTGATCGTGGGACTGTGCCTGCTGGTGACCCTCGCGGCGGCACTACCATACCCCGACCCCGAAGCCCTGCCCATCCCCGTGGCTGTCGCAATCCCTGACGCAGAGGCTGACGCAGAGGCTGACCCAAGCCGCAGGGGGTACTATGGCGGATATGGAGGACATGGTGGACATGGGTTTGGTGGACATGGGTTTGGTGGATTTGGTGGTGGTTTCGGCGGTTTCGGACATGGAGGACACGGCTTCGGGCATGGTAGCTACGGACATGGCGGCTACGGCGGCTACGGCGGACAcggacactaccaccaccaccaccactga